The DNA segment TGGAGCTGCAGATGGATACATACTggtgcattcgcgatgctgagaaccacgtggatagcatttttagcgagttggtcacaccgcaggtaaagggtgtacaggcaggaagtgaatgggtgaccaccaggcagtgtaagaggtgcaggcaggtagtgcagaggTTCCCTgtgcccatccccctctcaaacagacctgatggcttacatcctagggtcttgagggaagtggcagtagggattgtggatgctttggtaataattttccaaaattctctggactcaggaaaggtcccggcagattggaaaactgctaatgtaacacccttatttaaaaagggtagtaggcagaaggctggaaattatagaccagttagcctaacatctgtggtgggtaaaattttggagtctattattaaggagacagtaatggaacatttagataaacataatttaataggacaaagccaACATGGCTTtaagaaggggaagtcatgtgtgacaaatttgcttgagttctttgaggacataacgtacagggtggataaagaggaaccagtggacgtagtgcatttagacttccagaaggcattcgacaaggtgccacataaaagattattgctcaagataaagaatcactggattgggggtaatattctggcatgggtggaggattggttatctaacaggaagcagagagttgggataaatgattcattctcggactggcaacctgtagccagtggtgttccacaggggtcggtgctgggtccccaactctttacaatctatattaacgatttggaggaggggaccgagtgtaacatatcaaagtttgcagatgatacaaagatgggagggaaagtagagagtgaggaggacataaaaaacctacaaggggatatagacaggctgggtgagtgggcggagatttggcagatgcaatacaatattgggaaatgtgaggttatgcactttggcaggaaaaatgagagagcaagttattatcttaatggcgagaaactggaaagtactgcagtacaaagggatctgggggtcctagtgcaagaaaatcaaaaagttagtatgcaggtgcagcaggtgatcaagaaggcaaacggaatggctttaattgctagggggatagggggatagaatataaaaacagggaggtattgctgcagttatataaggtattggtgagaccgcaccttcaatactgcatacagttttggtgtccatacttaagaaaagacatacttgctctcgaggcagtacaaagaaggttcactcggttaatcccggggatgagggggcggacatatgaggagaggttgagtagattgggactctactcactggagttcagaagaatgagaggcgatcttattgaaacatataagattgtgaaggggcttgatcgggtggatgcggtaaggatgttcccaaggatgggtgaaactagaactaggggacataatcttagaataaggggctgctctttcaaaactgagatgaggagcaacttcttcactcagagggtagtaggtctgtggaatttgctgccccaggaagctgtggaagctacatcattaaataaatttaaaacagaaatagacagtttcctagaagtaaagggaattagggattacggggagtgggcaggaaattggacatgaagctaagtttggatcggtcaaggccctgtgggtggtggagcgggcccaggggctgagtggccgggtcctgctcctacttcttgtgttctttagatttgaggttaggatcagatcagccatgatcttattgaatggcggagcaggctcgaggggccgattggcctactcctgctcctatttcttatgttcttatttttggccctgggtttttctgttttttgcctctcgcaGGAGATAACATACCTGTGGGGCAGGTGTGAAGGGCAgaggtcgggggagagaagaagtgtttagccatgatggcccggccatcatggtgtggggcaggcttgatggaccagatggtcttttcctgtccatcaatttCATATTTTGGTATTACTGTTTGAGAACATGAAAGATTTATTCTATAATTGTTTCCATTGCTTTGTGTAATCCCATCTCTTCTGTTACTATTTTGTTTTTCTCACTGGGGCCACGGGCCATGGAGTCAGAGCAAATCTTGattcccagaagttaaaattcaaaCAAACCACTCTCACATTATTGCCTCAGAGTGAAGGAGCTGTGCATTGTCTATTCAGCATTAGGTTAATTTTCTGGCATCACATTGCAATGTCGATTGAGGAGACAAAGGTCTAATGGTTCCTGTACCTCATCAAACATAGATAACACTCAGTGACCTCCTGATAGAGGTGATTACGGTGCCTGGAAGGATCCAAGAGCCTCAAAAACTTTTGTTTCTCATTTACTATCCTCTGCTtattcttccattcttctcctctcctgaaggtgttgactcattCGTGGTACAGTCCAATGGGCACTGGACAACTTCCAATACCTTTAAATCTGTTTCCAGCATTGTACAAACCCGAGACAACACCTCCATAGAAAGGCTGAGCCCTGCCCGGTGCTGGTTTTCCAACAGATCTAAATATGATGTGAGGCCTCTGCAGCCTCCCCCAAAGTTATGCTCTTCCATTGTCCTAATCCTCTGGACCTTCCCTACCATTCCTTTCTAACCTTTCTCTAACAGCGTTATGACTACAGCTAGCAGTGCAAGTGCCATGTTTCACTTCACAAACAACAGCTGTTAAGTTTACTGCCAGTGTTAAAGGCTGGTCTGAATGTTCCTTACAGAGCTGGTACAGTTCACCATCTCAAAGGTTGAACTATGAACAGCACTTACTGTCAGCATTAGCACAGATCAATGACACAAATAAAATCGTAGCTACAGTTTCATTTTATTGGTTATTTTAACACTCAGTCTCTGATATTACAGCAAATTAACATTTCTGGTTGGAAAATCTGTATCTGCAACTAAAAGCTTTATTATTTGTAACCAttttaatctatttttatatCCTTTAGCCATGGAATTTAACCACTTCCATTGAGGCTGGAAATCATGAAGCTGCGGGGGGCTCGTTACAGGGCGACAATGAAAATAAACTTTCTTCAGACGTTATTCTGGCCATCGTGTATAGCTGACAAATCGAATTCGCACCAACGCGCCCGTTATAAGTAGTGGGGACTGTACTCACGAATATTTATACATTTACAAACAAAAGGTTGCTTAGAATGAAAGTATGAACAGCGTATATTAAATAAGTTAAGTCAGATGAGTACCCTGCCAAACTTGTTCACAGATCAGAGATTATTACTGTATCTTTCAAACTCTGTGTTTATTTTTAGCTGGGAAAGTCAGCGTTGATCTAGATAGAAAGGCGTAATTCACAAAGAGCACTTAGATATTCATCATTATCACCATCAAACTCCAAGGCCTTTTCAAAGCATCCAATAGCTTCACGCTTCTCCCCATCCAGCTGGTGCAGTAACCCAAGAATACCAAAGGCCTTGCTGTCTCTTCGATTCCTGTCAATTTGTTTTTTTGCAATCTTTCTCAAGTTGGTGCGACACTTTTCCCATTCTCTTGTGCCACTTTGGATTTTAAGTCCTTCCAGAAAATGGGTGATGGCATTTGATTCAGATCTTTTATGTTGGAGTTGAAATAATCCAGCCTGGAAACATACTGCCTGCTTATTACCAGGGCAAATATCCTCTAATTTCAGTAGATTGCTGTAGATCTCCTCTGCTTTGTGATATTCTCCATTTAATGAACAGATTCCTGCAAAATCCAGTTGTGCAGTAATAAATGTTAATGGACGGTGCTCAAATGACCTTTCAAAATAATGCTTGCATAGTTTGATCAACTTAGCTTTCTGTTGAAAAGCAGGATTGCGAGGGTCTTTGCTGCCTGGATTTTTGTTCAGTTGAAATAGTTTGCTTCTGTAACACAGACCTATTTGGTGGTGTAAGAAGGTAGAGTTTGGGGTAATTTCTAATGCTTTTTTCAACAGCTGCAGAGATTTTTCCACAGCTCCTTCTCTTCTCAAAAATTTTGCTGCATAACGAGTTACATatggaagatcaggggacatCTGCAATGCTCGTTCAACTAATTTGAATGCTTCTTCCTTTTGGTTGAACTCTTGTAGTTTTAGAGCCAACAGCACCATGGCGACAGAGTCATCTGGATCAAGCTCCAGCACACGTCGCAACTGTTTCATTGATTGACtgtgttcaccactctctgaggtaCAAGAAAACCCTTCCAGACGAAACAGAGCAATCGCatagccagcattccattctgtGTCATCAGGATCTTCCTCCAGAGCCTTCTCAAAACATTCCTTTGCCTCGTCATAATATTTCCTGCAAGATTTCAACAGTGACCAACCCTTCTCCCCGTATACTTCAGGTATCATTGCTGTATACCGAGAGCCATTAGTAAATCGTTTACAGATCATCTCCAGCTTGTCGAGGTAGGACTGGACCTCTGTCAGTTGGCCCATGTGATAATATACCCAGGCATAGTTTCCATTGGTGATGATGCTTCTTTCTTCAAATTCATGTTCATGAttctccctcagaatcttttcaGCTTCCTTTAAGTTTTGAATTGCCTCATCACAGTTTCCTTGCAGACAGTTTACAAAAGCGAGTTGGTTGTGAGACATGGCTTGATATTTCACACCAACATGTATCAAATCTTGCAATCTATGCTTCATGTCGTCCAAGTCAATACTGTCTATCTGTGGGCCCCACGTGAAGTGACATTGGAGCTGATCGAGCTTCTCTTTCAACAAATCCTTCCGTGCGTTGCTGCAAGAGAAAAACATCTTTCATCAACTCTTTTAGCTGCAACTGTAACTCGTCCATTTTACATTTTTGATCCTTGTGATTAATTCTAACACTGGCCTTTGATTAGTACTAGATGACAGAGAAGGGATATTTACCAATGGTACATTATTAATCTACGGCATTTAATTATATTCCAGTAGTGGACTGTGCTGGTGACTCTCAAGTATTGAAGTTACAAGTGAATTATAGTCAACATCACTTGTGTAATGTCACTTGTTCATATTATACTTTCACTATGAATCTGAGAACTTCTATTGATTTCCTGAATGAACCAGTTACTTAGGCTTAGAGTTCTGAATGGTGGGAATGAGTTCTACTTAAAATCACCACTGTGGAGATCAGAAAATCATCAGAAAATAGGATGCAtgggaatctatcatcagagatagagtgactgagcacttggacaaataaaaGCTGACCAAAaagagacagcatggatttgtgaaagaaagggcatgtctgactaatttagttCAATTTTTTGAGCAGATCACTAACATGGtgaataggggagtgtctatggatattgtCTATATGGACGTCCAGAgatatttgataaggttccacacaaaagattattaaCAAAACTGAGAATGCACGGAATTGGATGTAACCTTGTGTCATGGGTTgttaattggttgggagataggagacagaaagtagggagaaAGGGAATGATCTCTGATTGGtgagatgtgacaagtggtgttcctcaggcatCTGTTCTGGGGACTCAGCTGTTCACCATAtacatcagtgacttggatgaaggaatagagaattttatatccaactttgcagatgatactaagttaggaggcacagtgaaTTGGTTAGATGAGGAGCAGAAATTTACAAAGCGACATAaagagactaagtgagtgggtaaaactatagcagatggagttcaatgtgggggagtgtgaggtcatccactttggatctgtgaAAGACaattcagaatattttcttaatagtgagagactaggagctatggaggagcaaagggatttaggtgtccatgtacagagccttggtcagaccccatctggagaactgcattcagatTTGGcgccaaacctcaggaaagatatcttggccttggagggggtacagcacaaaCTCACCAGAAGCATACCGGGcttaatgggttaaattatgaggtcaggttgcacaaacttggcttatattcccttgagtttagaaggggtgatctaattgaggtctttaaagtgGTGAAGGGACTTGATAAGGTAGAACAGAGAAAgtatcccccaaccccaagattccctctctcccctgcccgaACTTcaatctcccaacccccattccccagtgttccctTCTTCCGTCGTGCCCCTCCCCTGACTCCCgataccctctccctctcttgtcccccctccccagttccTAACTCccgaacccctcccctccctctgtcccaatctctcgaATCTCCCCTCCCCTAGCCCCAATCTCCCAaagaccccctcccccagtaccaATATCCCGAATCCCAATATCCTATTCAACCCCGCACCTCTCTTCGCTCCACagcccaatatttacggggaggtgggatggatgCAGGGAAGGCCGATAATGGCCGAGGAACAAGGTCGAGGGCGGGGCGGTCCTGCCGAACTTAACGGCAGTGCCAGATTATCATTTTTTTGATCCGTTTCCTTCCCGGCAACCgaacagcagcaggaggccgcagacGCGGACCCATGGGGACCGTCC comes from the Heptranchias perlo isolate sHepPer1 chromosome 21, sHepPer1.hap1, whole genome shotgun sequence genome and includes:
- the LOC137340163 gene encoding interferon-induced protein with tetratricopeptide repeats 5-like, yielding MSNARKDLLKEKLDQLQCHFTWGPQIDSIDLDDMKHRLQDLIHVGVKYQAMSHNQLAFVNCLQGNCDEAIQNLKEAEKILRENHEHEFEERSIITNGNYAWVYYHMGQLTEVQSYLDKLEMICKRFTNGSRYTAMIPEVYGEKGWSLLKSCRKYYDEAKECFEKALEEDPDDTEWNAGYAIALFRLEGFSCTSESGEHSQSMKQLRRVLELDPDDSVAMVLLALKLQEFNQKEEAFKLVERALQMSPDLPYVTRYAAKFLRREGAVEKSLQLLKKALEITPNSTFLHHQIGLCYRSKLFQLNKNPGSKDPRNPAFQQKAKLIKLCKHYFERSFEHRPLTFITAQLDFAGICSLNGEYHKAEEIYSNLLKLEDICPGNKQAVCFQAGLFQLQHKRSESNAITHFLEGLKIQSGTREWEKCRTNLRKIAKKQIDRNRRDSKAFGILGLLHQLDGEKREAIGCFEKALEFDGDNDEYLSALCELRLSI